A stretch of the Acidilobus sp. 7A genome encodes the following:
- a CDS encoding Lrp/AsnC ligand binding domain-containing protein, whose product MGAQAIVMINTDVGKENDIFNELLKVDEVKKVYMVYGIHDLVAFVEAENMDKLRTLITDRIRKLDGVKSTLTSIIVVSKEKS is encoded by the coding sequence ATGGGTGCCCAGGCAATAGTTATGATAAATACAGATGTCGGTAAAGAGAACGATATATTTAACGAGCTCCTTAAGGTAGACGAGGTAAAGAAGGTCTACATGGTTTACGGGATACATGACTTAGTGGCCTTCGTCGAAGCTGAGAACATGGACAAGTTAAGGACCCTTATAACTGACAGAATAAGGAAGCTCGATGGAGTCAAGAGCACGCTTACCAGCATAATAGTGGTAAGCAAGGAGAAGAGCTGA
- the prs gene encoding ribose-phosphate diphosphokinase, which translates to MVVPGPDEVSRSFAKSLADSIKGSLCEPAYKQFPDGEQYMRLTCDVKGADVIYVKTMLPSQDSSLVLSALAADSARSSGAERVTLVAPYMAYARQDRQFLPGEPVSIRSVLRALWAAGFSHMATVEMHKPDSLRQFPGASVNVRPYVFMAEVLGIRSSNYVVLSPDLGALERAKMLAEHLKVPYDYIEKERDRITGQVTMKVKQLDVSGRDVIIVDDIISTGGTVSKAAEILRDQGARSVTVIVAHAVLAPGAEERLRSAGINNVFAANTTPAQGSFVRQVDVAPLVARELAGIMGVSNNEQ; encoded by the coding sequence GTGGTGGTTCCAGGCCCAGATGAAGTCTCTCGCTCCTTTGCTAAGTCCCTAGCAGATTCTATAAAGGGCTCTCTCTGTGAGCCTGCCTATAAGCAGTTCCCGGACGGGGAGCAGTACATGAGGCTCACGTGTGACGTGAAGGGGGCTGACGTCATCTATGTAAAGACTATGTTACCGTCGCAGGACAGCTCCCTAGTGCTAAGTGCGTTGGCAGCAGACTCTGCTAGGTCCTCAGGGGCTGAGAGGGTGACGCTGGTGGCCCCTTACATGGCCTACGCCAGGCAGGACAGGCAGTTTCTCCCAGGGGAGCCTGTGAGCATAAGGTCAGTTTTAAGGGCCCTGTGGGCGGCTGGCTTCAGCCATATGGCAACCGTTGAAATGCACAAGCCCGACAGCCTGAGGCAGTTCCCCGGGGCCTCAGTTAACGTGAGGCCCTACGTGTTTATGGCTGAGGTGCTCGGAATTCGCAGCTCGAACTATGTAGTCCTATCGCCTGACCTGGGTGCCCTTGAGAGGGCGAAGATGCTGGCCGAGCACTTGAAAGTGCCTTATGATTACATTGAGAAGGAGAGGGACAGGATAACTGGTCAGGTAACAATGAAGGTCAAACAGCTTGACGTGAGCGGCAGGGATGTAATAATAGTTGACGATATAATAAGCACCGGGGGAACTGTCTCTAAGGCAGCCGAGATATTAAGGGACCAGGGCGCGAGGAGCGTAACTGTTATCGTGGCCCATGCAGTGCTAGCCCCAGGCGCCGAGGAGAGGCTTAGGTCAGCTGGCATAAACAACGTGTTTGCGGCTAACACCACGCCGGCTCAGGGCAGTTTCGTTAGACAGGTTGACGTCGCGCCTCTGGTGGCTAGGGAGCTTGCAGGCATAATGGGCGTCAGCAACAATGAGCAGTAA
- a CDS encoding phosphoribosyltransferase family protein, with the protein MSDVNSYELRYRSVKLLRAARAFFPLTDLSKITGLPLPMLSRYINGSTLPSEGNARKIVDSLLSREVITALVAKAVRVYNGFYNIAGVTLDPMALTLISEYVVSRFDGAFTCVMTPEAGGISLATAIGLTANVPIVVARKQRPPSEEPVLETMYLSGPASYTVFYVTKRELPKDSKVLIVDDFSIHGHTLRALVELVRKAGASLAGTVVVVAVGTDWKVTENSEALIEIRG; encoded by the coding sequence GTGAGTGACGTAAACAGCTACGAGCTTAGGTACAGGTCTGTAAAATTGCTGAGGGCCGCCAGGGCCTTCTTTCCGCTTACAGACCTCTCAAAGATAACAGGTCTGCCTTTGCCGATGCTGTCACGCTATATAAATGGAAGCACTCTTCCCTCCGAGGGCAACGCGAGGAAAATCGTGGACAGCTTGCTCTCAAGGGAAGTCATAACTGCGCTGGTAGCTAAAGCCGTAAGGGTCTACAACGGCTTCTATAATATAGCTGGCGTAACGCTGGACCCCATGGCGCTAACTTTAATATCAGAGTACGTGGTCAGTAGGTTCGACGGCGCCTTCACATGCGTCATGACGCCTGAGGCCGGCGGCATAAGCCTTGCAACAGCCATTGGGCTTACCGCAAATGTGCCCATAGTAGTTGCGAGGAAGCAGCGTCCGCCCTCAGAGGAGCCAGTGCTTGAGACCATGTACCTCTCAGGCCCTGCTTCCTATACAGTTTTCTACGTCACTAAGAGGGAGCTGCCGAAGGACTCCAAGGTGCTGATAGTAGACGACTTCAGTATTCATGGACACACCCTCAGGGCCCTTGTGGAGCTTGTCAGGAAGGCAGGTGCAAGTCTAGCCGGCACTGTTGTCGTGGTTGCTGTTGGAACCGACTGGAAGGTGACGGAGAACTCTGAGGCGCTAATAGAAATAAGGGGCTAA